Within the Candidatus Omnitrophota bacterium genome, the region CAGCGCGCCGGACGAAGAGCTGATGCAGCGCTACGCCCAGGGCGAGGTGGAGGCGTTCGACGAACTCTTTCAGCGGCACAAGAACGCCGTCTATGCGTTTATTTATCATTTTGTCCGCATTTCGGATAGCCGGGACGATCTCTTTCAGAACGTATTCTTGCGCATCATCCGCTATCGGAATCAATATAAGCCTACGGCGAAATTCACTACCTGGCTTTTCGCCATTACGCGATCCGTTTGCATCGACGCGATGAGAAAAAGCCACAATGCCAATATCATTCCACTTTTCCCCGATGGCGAGGACGAAAGAGATGGAGGAAGGGAGATGGAGCCGGTTTGCGGCGGTCTCTCGCCGCGCGAGGCGCTGCACCGCTCCGAAATCCAACGCGCCATCGAGGAGACGATCCGGACGCTGCCTCCGGAACAGCGGGAAGTGCTGCTGCTGCGCGAGAAGACGAATTTGACCTTCGAAGAGATCGCCGAGGCGGCGGGATGTTCGCCGAACACGGTGAAAAGCCGGATGCACTACGCGCTGCTGGCGCTGCGCAAAGAATTGAGAAAACGGGGAATCGATTCATTATGAGACGCGAAACCGCCCGCCGGTTGATGATGGAAAAATTGTACGAGACGATTTCGCCTGCCGACGCGGCGCGTCTGGAGGCGCATCTTCTCGTCGACGCCAATGCGGCGCGCGAATGGGAAGATGCCCGGCAAATGCGCGGCCTTTTGGCGGCGATGAGCGATCCTACGCCGCCCGCCCGCGCCGAAGAGTTTATCCAACAAGCGGCGCGGTCGCTG harbors:
- a CDS encoding sigma-70 family RNA polymerase sigma factor, producing the protein MTIQDDGRETLSSAPDEELMQRYAQGEVEAFDELFQRHKNAVYAFIYHFVRISDSRDDLFQNVFLRIIRYRNQYKPTAKFTTWLFAITRSVCIDAMRKSHNANIIPLFPDGEDERDGGREMEPVCGGLSPREALHRSEIQRAIEETIRTLPPEQREVLLLREKTNLTFEEIAEAAGCSPNTVKSRMHYALLALRKELRKRGIDSL